The following proteins come from a genomic window of Paenibacillus spongiae:
- a CDS encoding carbohydrate ABC transporter permease, which yields MEHTTQQAIKSVQYIILLALSVVILFPFAWLLLSSFKDNFEIMSGNHLIPKNWTFDNYVKIMTEIPMLTFFKNSAFIAVMATIGGIFASAMSAFVFAKLQFKGRDTLFTMVLVVMMIPGVVTMIPLFIIIKSVGLMDSLWALILPNWTGAAFSVFFLRQHMMSIPHDLYESAKMEGCSPFRIFMTIYLPLVKSALATLAVLNFIGHWNDLLGPLIYLNSPEKMTITVGISYFRGQYVTDYPVVLAGVFLSLIPTVVVFMFLQKYLTKGMLISGLK from the coding sequence ATGGAACATACGACCCAGCAGGCGATTAAATCGGTTCAATATATCATTTTGCTCGCACTGAGCGTTGTCATCTTATTTCCGTTTGCCTGGCTGCTGCTGTCGTCGTTCAAGGATAATTTTGAAATCATGTCGGGCAACCATCTCATTCCGAAAAATTGGACGTTTGACAATTACGTCAAGATCATGACCGAAATTCCGATGTTGACCTTTTTCAAGAACAGCGCATTCATAGCGGTGATGGCGACGATCGGCGGAATATTTGCCAGCGCCATGTCGGCGTTCGTGTTTGCCAAGCTGCAGTTCAAAGGCCGCGACACGCTGTTCACGATGGTGCTTGTCGTCATGATGATTCCCGGAGTCGTAACGATGATCCCTCTGTTCATCATTATCAAGTCTGTCGGTCTGATGGACAGCTTGTGGGCGCTTATATTGCCGAATTGGACAGGGGCCGCATTCAGCGTATTTTTCTTGAGGCAGCATATGATGTCCATCCCTCACGATCTCTACGAGTCGGCCAAGATGGAGGGCTGCAGTCCGTTCCGGATTTTTATGACGATCTATCTTCCCCTTGTCAAATCGGCATTGGCGACGCTTGCCGTGCTTAATTTCATCGGCCATTGGAACGATCTGCTCGGACCGCTCATCTATTTGAATTCTCCGGAGAAAATGACGATCACTGTAGGCATTTCGTACTTCCGCGGGCAGTATGTCACCGACTATCCGGTCGTACTGGCCGGCGTCTTCCTGAGTTTGATTCCGACCGTAGTGGTCTTTATGTTCTTACAGAAATATTTGACAAAAGGCATGTTGATTAGCGGTCTGAAATAG
- a CDS encoding AraC family transcriptional regulator, which yields MTDKVSIMDKYGPIYHFPKVDADHPINIPFIGINHCLPTYRNERISAQLTVLAYVLAGQGNVRVDNSSYQPKQGDVFILRSGSYHEVTADPAQAEPWTYIWYNIEGSWALKVLEAYRLLSTVVVSDATVGHHFKQGIEWAETKTIEDMSSELQIIFMQIVVQLSQIMRKRQELLSLPVQKIKVYIDNQVLKPFYMEQLAAELGCSSKQLNRNFKKEMGTTIYSYLLDKKIESAKMMLMETSLTIDQIADRLGYSDAHYFSNLFQTKTGVRPSVFRKTFQRI from the coding sequence ATGACAGATAAGGTGAGCATAATGGACAAATACGGACCGATCTATCACTTTCCGAAGGTAGACGCAGACCATCCGATCAACATTCCATTCATTGGCATCAACCATTGCCTGCCCACTTACCGTAACGAAAGAATATCCGCCCAACTGACGGTGCTTGCGTATGTGCTGGCCGGACAAGGAAATGTACGTGTCGATAATAGCTCCTATCAGCCGAAGCAAGGGGATGTATTTATTCTCCGCAGCGGCAGCTATCATGAAGTGACGGCCGATCCCGCGCAAGCCGAACCATGGACCTACATTTGGTACAATATCGAAGGAAGCTGGGCGCTCAAAGTTCTGGAGGCGTACCGGCTGTTATCGACTGTCGTCGTATCCGACGCCACGGTCGGTCATCACTTTAAACAAGGAATTGAATGGGCGGAGACGAAAACCATCGAGGATATGAGCAGCGAACTGCAAATCATTTTCATGCAAATCGTCGTTCAATTATCGCAAATCATGCGGAAACGACAGGAGCTGTTATCGCTTCCCGTACAGAAAATCAAGGTGTATATCGATAATCAGGTGTTGAAGCCGTTCTACATGGAGCAGCTTGCGGCAGAGCTCGGATGCTCCAGCAAACAGCTCAACCGCAATTTCAAGAAAGAAATGGGCACGACGATTTACAGCTATTTACTCGATAAAAAAATAGAGTCGGCCAAAATGATGCTGATGGAAACCAGCCTAACCATCGATCAAATTGCAGACCGGCTCGGGTATTCGGATGCGCATTACTTCTCCAACTTGTTTCAGACGAAAACCGGCGTGCGGCCTTCCGTGTTTCGAAAGACGTTTCAACGTATATGA